One Deinococcus sp. LM3 genomic region harbors:
- a CDS encoding N-acetylmuramoyl-L-alanine amidase, which yields MKLSSLLSAGSRTTLFRTPLSRAGVTALTLASLLGGLTLPAHAAPRVGTHDGYTRLVFDLPGQNAVTSTAKVASQSVTVKLGTTLKSEQGALKAPGVTAYAVSGGTVTVTLAAGHSRASASVLPASGGQPARLVIDVPTGGAARPAATTAAARPAAVVRPATASATTRPRVVLDPGHGGTDPGMVSRWVTEEDVTLDVALRTRAELLRHGVEVVMTRDSDRHLSANKTQDLDARARMANNGTVSAFVSIHVNAAGASAQGIETFYFGQPLAGSSRSLAVRENGGGSLGEELTRKASSTAQNLLGDILAQAKIAFSRQLAQKVQSQLVAGTGAVSRGVRTDAFYVIRNPTTPAILVELGFGTNPSEGPKLATAAYRERLAQSLARAILDFLHTK from the coding sequence GTGAAGCTGTCATCTCTCCTGTCTGCCGGTTCCCGAACCACCCTGTTCCGGACGCCCCTGTCCCGTGCGGGCGTGACGGCCCTGACCCTGGCCTCCCTGCTGGGCGGCCTGACGCTGCCGGCTCACGCGGCGCCCCGCGTGGGCACCCATGACGGGTACACCCGGCTGGTGTTCGATCTGCCCGGCCAGAACGCCGTGACTAGCACGGCGAAAGTCGCCTCGCAGTCCGTCACCGTGAAGCTCGGCACGACACTGAAAAGCGAGCAGGGCGCCCTGAAAGCGCCGGGCGTCACCGCGTACGCCGTGTCGGGCGGAACGGTCACCGTGACCCTGGCCGCCGGGCACTCCAGGGCCAGCGCCAGCGTCCTGCCGGCGTCCGGCGGTCAGCCGGCGCGGCTGGTCATCGACGTGCCGACCGGCGGCGCGGCCCGGCCAGCCGCGACGACCGCGGCGGCGCGTCCGGCGGCGGTGGTGCGACCGGCGACTGCCTCGGCCACCACCCGGCCGCGCGTGGTCCTTGATCCCGGTCACGGCGGCACGGATCCCGGCATGGTCAGCCGCTGGGTGACCGAGGAGGACGTGACCCTGGACGTGGCCCTGCGTACCCGCGCCGAACTGCTGCGGCACGGCGTGGAGGTCGTCATGACCCGCGACTCGGACCGGCACCTGAGCGCCAACAAGACCCAGGACCTGGACGCCCGCGCCCGCATGGCGAACAACGGCACGGTCAGCGCCTTCGTGAGCATTCACGTGAACGCGGCGGGAGCTTCGGCGCAGGGAATCGAGACGTTCTACTTCGGGCAGCCGCTGGCCGGCAGCAGCCGCAGCCTCGCCGTGCGTGAGAACGGCGGCGGCAGCCTCGGCGAGGAACTGACCCGCAAGGCGTCCAGCACCGCCCAGAACCTGCTGGGCGACATTCTGGCGCAGGCGAAGATCGCGTTCAGCCGGCAGCTGGCGCAGAAGGTGCAGTCTCAGCTGGTGGCCGGGACGGGCGCCGTGAGCCGGGGCGTGCGGACCGACGCGTTCTACGTGATCCGCAACCCGACCACGCCCGCCATTCTGGTCGAACTGGGATTCGGCACGAACCCGTCCGAGGGGCCGAAACTGGCGACCGCCGCGTACCGGGAGCGGCTGGCGCAGTCGCTGGCCCGCGCGATCCTGGACTTCCTGCACACCAAGTAG
- a CDS encoding ion transporter — MSAPTTFRERLYSFLDPSDGAGRAERLFNALLVTLILLTIAVTIAGTVPEVQREYGPVIRVFDYVCAFVFGLEYLGRLYVTPLRPGYDGSARSYLRYATSPLPLIDLLVLVSLLVPATTALASLRGLRLLKLLSLLKLGRYSDSLQLIGRVISQRAGELLSTVLIVLVLVFIAASLLYQVESSAGTKGFESIPQALWWAVVTLTTTGYGDVYPATPLGKAAAGLIMLFGVGMVALPAGMIASGFAEELARLRQQETAAACCPHCGKALE, encoded by the coding sequence ATGAGCGCGCCCACCACCTTCCGCGAGCGGCTGTACTCGTTCCTGGATCCCAGTGACGGGGCGGGCCGCGCCGAGCGGCTGTTCAACGCGCTGCTCGTCACGCTGATCCTCCTGACGATCGCCGTGACGATCGCGGGCACCGTTCCCGAGGTGCAGCGCGAGTACGGCCCGGTCATCCGTGTCTTCGACTACGTGTGCGCGTTCGTGTTCGGTCTGGAGTACCTGGGGCGGCTGTACGTCACGCCGCTGCGGCCCGGTTACGACGGCAGCGCGCGCTCATACCTGCGCTACGCGACGTCGCCGCTGCCGCTGATCGACCTGCTGGTACTCGTCTCGCTGCTGGTGCCCGCCACGACCGCCCTGGCCAGCCTGCGCGGCCTGCGCCTGCTGAAACTCCTGAGCCTGCTCAAGCTGGGCCGTTACTCGGACTCGCTGCAACTGATCGGGCGGGTCATCAGCCAGCGCGCAGGCGAGCTGCTGTCCACGGTCCTGATCGTGCTGGTGCTGGTCTTCATCGCCGCCAGCCTGCTGTATCAGGTGGAATCCAGCGCCGGCACCAAGGGGTTCGAGAGCATCCCGCAGGCACTGTGGTGGGCGGTCGTGACCCTCACCACCACCGGGTACGGCGACGTGTACCCCGCCACGCCCCTGGGCAAGGCGGCGGCCGGGCTGATCATGCTGTTCGGGGTGGGCATGGTGGCCCTCCCGGCGGGCATGATCGCCAGCGGGTTCGCCGAGGAACTCGCGCGGCTGCGCCAGCAGGAGACCGCGGCGGCCTGCTGCCCGCACTGCGGCAAGGCGCTGGAGTAA
- a CDS encoding RrF2 family transcriptional regulator: MRLSATDVYAFQALGFLGTQDPARWVSSEEISESTGVHRPYLVRILAALTAKGVVKSKKGIGGGYALARRPQLISLCEVVRAIDGPVAPLSCISLNWHEHCPEEDRCHARTTIYTRMRDAMLGVLQEFSVQDLVIDAQQGVSYGHCLGHLLKPNA; the protein is encoded by the coding sequence ATGCGGCTTTCAGCCACCGACGTGTACGCCTTTCAGGCGCTGGGATTCCTGGGTACCCAGGACCCGGCCCGCTGGGTGTCCAGCGAGGAAATCAGTGAATCGACCGGCGTTCACCGCCCCTACCTGGTGCGGATCCTGGCGGCCCTGACCGCCAAGGGCGTCGTGAAAAGCAAGAAAGGCATCGGCGGCGGGTACGCGCTGGCCCGGCGGCCCCAGCTGATCAGCCTGTGCGAGGTCGTGCGCGCCATCGACGGGCCGGTCGCGCCGCTGTCGTGCATCAGCCTCAACTGGCACGAGCACTGCCCCGAGGAGGACCGCTGCCACGCCCGCACCACCATCTACACCCGCATGCGCGACGCCATGCTGGGCGTGCTGCAGGAGTTCAGCGTGCAGGACCTCGTGATCGACGCGCAGCAGGGCGTCAGTTACGGCCACTGCCTCGGCCACCTCCTGAAACCCAACGCGTAG
- the malQ gene encoding 4-alpha-glucanotransferase, whose protein sequence is MTITRSSGVLLHPTSLPGPYGIGELGAHARAFVDWLARAGQKYWQVMPLGPTGYGDSPYQAFSAFAGNPYLIDLTALREHGLLEDTDFNALPDFNADKVDFGQQYVWRNQMLGRAHAHYAFGGAQHLKADFEDFKQQEAAWLDDYALFMALKDAHGGLPWNAWEPATRDRHPEALAAAREQLTGTTERVKFIQFLFFRQWTVLRRYAAEKGIQIIGDIPIFVAMDSSDVWANREQFYFDDQGQPTVVAGVPPDYFSETGQLWGNPLYNWKVMQDTGFQWWIDRFRGSLSLFDLIRIDHFRGFAASWEIPFPAETAIHGQWVPAMGHEMFTAVREALGVLPIIAEDLGVITPDVEKLRDDFGFPGMAVLQFAFGGGDFSVNDFLPHNLRENQVVYSGTHDNDTTRGWWVHASEQEKHNFRVYTSSDPTEDTFAAQLTRMAFESRAALAVVPLQDLLNLGTAARMNLPGTTGNHNWTWRYRAADLRPDVATTLRELTEATGR, encoded by the coding sequence ATGACCATCACACGCTCCAGCGGCGTTCTGCTGCACCCCACCAGCCTCCCCGGCCCCTACGGCATCGGCGAACTCGGCGCGCACGCCCGCGCGTTCGTGGACTGGCTCGCACGCGCCGGTCAGAAGTACTGGCAGGTCATGCCGCTGGGCCCCACCGGCTACGGCGACAGCCCCTACCAGGCGTTCAGCGCCTTCGCCGGGAATCCCTACCTGATCGACCTGACCGCCCTGCGCGAACACGGCCTGCTCGAAGACACCGACTTCAACGCCCTGCCGGACTTCAACGCCGATAAGGTCGACTTCGGACAGCAGTACGTGTGGCGTAACCAGATGCTGGGCCGCGCCCACGCCCACTACGCCTTCGGCGGCGCGCAGCACCTGAAAGCCGACTTCGAGGACTTCAAGCAGCAGGAAGCCGCGTGGCTCGACGACTACGCGCTGTTCATGGCCCTCAAGGACGCGCACGGCGGCCTGCCCTGGAACGCCTGGGAGCCCGCCACCCGCGACCGCCACCCCGAAGCCCTCGCCGCCGCCCGCGAGCAGCTGACCGGCACCACCGAACGCGTGAAGTTCATTCAGTTCCTGTTCTTCCGCCAGTGGACCGTGCTGCGCCGCTACGCCGCCGAGAAGGGCATCCAGATCATCGGGGACATCCCCATCTTCGTCGCCATGGACAGCAGCGACGTCTGGGCCAACCGCGAACAGTTCTACTTCGACGACCAGGGCCAGCCGACCGTCGTGGCCGGCGTGCCCCCGGACTACTTCAGCGAGACCGGCCAGCTGTGGGGCAACCCGCTGTACAACTGGAAAGTCATGCAGGACACCGGCTTCCAGTGGTGGATCGACCGCTTCCGGGGCAGCCTGAGCCTCTTCGACCTGATCCGCATCGACCACTTCCGGGGATTCGCGGCCAGCTGGGAGATTCCCTTCCCTGCCGAGACCGCCATCCACGGCCAGTGGGTGCCCGCCATGGGCCACGAGATGTTCACGGCCGTCCGCGAGGCCCTGGGTGTCCTGCCCATCATCGCCGAGGACCTGGGCGTCATCACGCCTGACGTCGAGAAACTCCGCGACGACTTCGGCTTCCCCGGCATGGCTGTCCTGCAGTTCGCGTTCGGCGGCGGCGACTTCAGCGTGAACGACTTCCTGCCGCACAACCTCCGCGAGAATCAGGTCGTGTACTCCGGCACGCACGACAACGACACCACCCGCGGCTGGTGGGTGCACGCCAGCGAACAGGAAAAACACAACTTCCGCGTGTACACCAGCAGCGACCCCACCGAGGACACCTTCGCCGCGCAGCTGACCCGCATGGCCTTCGAGAGCCGCGCCGCGCTGGCCGTCGTGCCCCTCCAGGACCTCCTGAACCTCGGCACCGCCGCCCGCATGAACCTGCCCGGCACGACCGGCAACCACAACTGGACGTGGCGGTACCGCGCCGCCGACCTGCGCCCCGACGTCGCCACGACCCTGCGCGAACTGACCGAGGCCACCGGACGGTAA
- a CDS encoding DUF1028 domain-containing protein, whose translation MTFSIVGRDARTGDLGVAVASKFLAVGALVPFVRGGVGAVATQSYVNPTFGPEGLRLLGGGLSAEVISAHFQVTDPGIAQRQFGMVGASGDSVTFTGPDCHAWAGGYAGPDVAIQGNILAGPGVVTAMRAAWEAGTDLPLPRRLLAALMAGDAAGGDRRGRQSAALLCAGPGRGYGGLTDDWVNLRADDHAAPCAELARLLDVHDLLFTRPETTRPLTPEQLDWLRALLIRQGYAAALPAGAWDADTEAAAWALFGTENLEERWVPGGQVDPVALAYLQQRYGAES comes from the coding sequence ATGACCTTTTCCATCGTGGGCCGCGACGCCCGCACGGGTGACCTGGGCGTGGCGGTCGCCAGCAAATTCCTGGCCGTGGGCGCCCTGGTGCCCTTCGTGCGCGGCGGTGTGGGCGCCGTTGCCACGCAGAGTTACGTGAACCCCACCTTCGGCCCGGAAGGGCTGCGGCTCCTGGGGGGCGGCCTGAGCGCCGAGGTGATCAGCGCGCACTTTCAGGTGACCGACCCCGGTATCGCGCAGCGGCAGTTCGGGATGGTCGGTGCCAGCGGCGACAGCGTGACCTTCACCGGGCCCGACTGTCACGCCTGGGCGGGCGGGTACGCCGGGCCGGACGTGGCGATTCAGGGCAACATCCTGGCCGGGCCGGGCGTCGTGACCGCCATGCGCGCCGCCTGGGAGGCCGGAACGGACCTGCCGCTGCCGCGCCGCCTGCTGGCCGCCCTGATGGCCGGCGACGCGGCGGGCGGGGACCGCCGGGGCCGGCAGTCGGCCGCGCTGCTGTGCGCCGGACCGGGGCGCGGCTACGGCGGCCTGACCGACGACTGGGTGAACCTGCGTGCCGACGACCACGCCGCCCCCTGCGCGGAATTGGCCCGCCTGCTCGACGTCCATGACCTGCTGTTCACCCGCCCCGAAACCACCCGCCCCCTCACGCCGGAGCAGCTGGACTGGCTGCGCGCCCTGCTGATCCGCCAGGGGTACGCCGCCGCCCTGCCCGCCGGCGCCTGGGACGCCGACACCGAGGCGGCCGCCTGGGCGCTGTTCGGCACCGAGAACCTGGAGGAACGCTGGGTGCCCGGCGGTCAGGTGGACCCCGTCGCGCTGGCGTACCTTCAGCAGCGCTACGGCGCGGAGAGTTGA
- a CDS encoding EamA family transporter, whose amino-acid sequence MSARIPAPLLILTAAVLWGLLGILGKQAQAAGIAPLEVAFWRAALAGGLYALHTAVIRAPLPRGRDLLVTAAFGVAGVSVFYGSYQLAVRAGGASLASVLLYTAPAFVALIGWAAWRERLGRREALAIGGTLGGIGLISLGGGQGVTVSPAALGLGLTAGFTYSLYYIYGRAFFDRYAPPALLAVALPVGAACLLPFVTFSAKTAPAWGSLIALSFFSTYLAYLAYSAGLRRLNATRASVIASLEPVVAAALAAALFGERPAPLALLGATLVIGAALLLSLQPAEKHPPVE is encoded by the coding sequence ATGAGCGCCCGGATTCCCGCTCCGCTGCTGATCCTGACCGCCGCCGTCCTGTGGGGCCTGCTGGGCATCCTGGGCAAGCAGGCGCAGGCCGCCGGGATCGCGCCGCTGGAAGTCGCATTCTGGCGCGCCGCCCTGGCCGGGGGGCTGTACGCGCTGCACACGGCCGTGATCCGCGCGCCCCTGCCACGCGGCCGGGACCTGCTCGTCACGGCCGCGTTCGGCGTGGCGGGCGTCAGCGTGTTCTACGGCAGTTACCAGCTGGCCGTCCGGGCCGGCGGGGCGAGCCTCGCCAGCGTGCTGCTGTACACCGCGCCCGCCTTCGTCGCCCTGATCGGCTGGGCGGCGTGGCGCGAACGCCTGGGCCGGCGCGAGGCCCTCGCCATCGGCGGCACGCTGGGCGGCATCGGCCTGATCAGCCTGGGCGGCGGGCAGGGCGTGACCGTCAGCCCGGCCGCGCTGGGCCTGGGCCTGACGGCCGGATTCACGTACTCGCTGTACTACATCTACGGCCGCGCCTTCTTCGACCGCTACGCGCCGCCCGCGCTGCTGGCCGTCGCGCTGCCCGTGGGCGCCGCGTGCCTGCTGCCGTTCGTGACGTTCAGTGCCAAGACCGCGCCCGCCTGGGGCAGCCTGATCGCCCTGTCGTTCTTCAGCACGTACCTGGCGTACCTGGCGTACAGCGCGGGCCTGCGCCGCCTGAACGCCACGCGCGCCAGCGTGATCGCCAGCCTGGAACCCGTCGTGGCCGCCGCGCTGGCCGCCGCACTGTTCGGCGAGCGCCCCGCGCCACTGGCTCTGCTGGGCGCCACCCTGGTCATCGGGGCCGCCCTGCTGCTCAGCCTGCAACCCGCCGAGAAGCACCCCCCCGTGGAGTAG
- a CDS encoding glutathionylspermidine synthase family protein, with protein MIRRTLSPRPDWESRLREVGFTWFAPTPEHPVPYWSEDGYYAFTPAQIGHIRVASQELTKLVLEATGHAIERGRLAELGIPAFLHSAVRDSWERDDPTVYMRLDLAFDGQGSVKLLEVNAQTPTSLLEAAVSQWQWLEDQQARGELPAGATQWNTIHEGLTEQWAHLKAARGLTEVAFSSARVEEDAATVTYLRELAGAAGLRTSFIFTEDLGTSPTEAYLLDTWSLPIRQLMWLWPFEFAWESRDSAFLASTGTRFIEPLWKAVTGSKGLLALLHELNPGHPHLLPATLTPGALGPDVVRKPLFSREGQNVQLPGEASTPGAYGDLPVVEQAYTELPTAQAPDGPRYPVLGVWVAGDEVCGLGIREGRSRVTDNRATFAPHVVLPA; from the coding sequence ATGATCCGGCGCACCCTTTCGCCCCGCCCGGACTGGGAGTCGCGGCTGCGCGAGGTGGGCTTCACGTGGTTCGCCCCCACGCCCGAACACCCGGTGCCGTACTGGAGCGAGGACGGGTACTACGCCTTCACGCCCGCGCAGATCGGGCACATCCGCGTCGCCAGTCAGGAACTCACGAAGCTGGTGCTGGAGGCCACCGGGCACGCCATCGAGCGCGGGCGGCTGGCCGAGCTGGGCATCCCGGCGTTCCTGCACAGCGCCGTGCGGGACTCGTGGGAACGGGACGACCCCACCGTGTACATGCGCCTGGACCTCGCCTTCGACGGGCAGGGGAGCGTGAAGCTGCTGGAGGTGAACGCCCAGACGCCCACCAGTCTGCTGGAGGCGGCCGTCAGTCAGTGGCAGTGGCTCGAGGACCAGCAGGCGCGGGGCGAGCTGCCGGCCGGGGCGACGCAGTGGAACACCATTCACGAGGGCCTGACCGAGCAGTGGGCGCACCTGAAAGCGGCGCGGGGGCTGACCGAGGTGGCGTTCAGCTCCGCCCGCGTGGAAGAGGACGCGGCGACCGTCACGTACCTGCGCGAACTGGCCGGGGCGGCGGGTCTGCGTACGTCGTTCATCTTCACCGAGGACCTGGGCACCAGCCCCACGGAGGCGTACCTGCTGGACACCTGGAGCCTGCCCATCCGGCAGCTGATGTGGCTGTGGCCGTTCGAGTTCGCGTGGGAATCCCGCGACTCGGCGTTCCTGGCGAGCACCGGCACGCGCTTCATCGAGCCGCTGTGGAAAGCCGTGACCGGCAGCAAGGGCCTGCTGGCGCTGCTGCACGAACTGAATCCCGGGCACCCGCACCTGCTGCCCGCCACCCTGACGCCCGGCGCGCTGGGGCCGGACGTGGTGCGCAAGCCGCTGTTCTCCCGCGAGGGGCAGAACGTGCAACTGCCCGGCGAGGCCAGCACGCCCGGCGCGTACGGCGACCTGCCCGTGGTCGAGCAGGCGTACACCGAACTGCCCACCGCGCAGGCTCCGGACGGCCCCCGCTACCCGGTGCTGGGCGTGTGGGTCGCCGGGGACGAGGTGTGCGGCCTGGGCATCCGCGAGGGCCGCTCGCGCGTGACCGACAACCGCGCGACCTTCGCCCCGCACGTGGTGCTGCCCGCATGA
- a CDS encoding glucodextranase DOMON-like domain-containing protein: protein MLLPMLSIPLLAAQITVTDPAGDARGDGGYVLPTRPAITAEMLDLRAFTADSTGETMRFTVSFGQMGNPWNAPGGFSAGVTDIFVKGALGGQQVLADTGLRVRGQGGWQYHLRVTGVGATLTEANTLGRLTVRPAPTVRVQGTSLVIDTDLPAGKYGYWVTSSVYTPLSTSGLLRPGPDVRPDALQAGRADAPTPVDVLAPAGDTQAFTNDTLAAVGETRDWVSIALIVLGGVGLLVTVIATVFVWRRLSRP from the coding sequence GTGCTGTTGCCCATGCTTTCCATTCCGCTGCTGGCCGCCCAGATCACCGTGACCGACCCGGCCGGTGACGCGCGCGGCGACGGCGGGTACGTGCTGCCCACCCGCCCGGCCATCACCGCCGAGATGCTCGACCTGCGCGCCTTCACGGCCGACAGCACCGGCGAGACCATGCGCTTTACCGTCAGTTTCGGGCAGATGGGCAACCCCTGGAACGCGCCGGGCGGGTTCAGTGCCGGCGTGACCGACATCTTCGTGAAGGGCGCGCTGGGCGGCCAGCAGGTCCTGGCCGACACCGGCCTGCGCGTGCGCGGTCAGGGCGGCTGGCAGTACCACCTGCGCGTCACGGGGGTCGGCGCGACCCTGACCGAGGCGAACACGCTGGGCCGCCTGACCGTCCGGCCCGCCCCGACCGTCCGAGTCCAGGGAACCAGTCTGGTCATCGACACCGACCTGCCCGCCGGGAAGTACGGGTACTGGGTGACCAGCAGCGTGTACACGCCCCTGTCCACCAGCGGCCTGCTGCGCCCCGGCCCGGACGTCCGCCCGGACGCCCTGCAGGCCGGCCGCGCCGACGCCCCCACCCCGGTGGACGTGCTCGCGCCGGCCGGCGACACGCAGGCCTTCACGAACGACACGCTGGCCGCCGTCGGTGAGACGCGAGACTGGGTCAGCATCGCCCTGATCGTCCTGGGCGGCGTGGGCCTGCTGGTCACCGTGATCGCCACCGTGTTCGTGTGGCGCCGCCTGTCCCGCCCATGA
- the pyrF gene encoding orotidine-5'-phosphate decarboxylase: MNFAQAVTDRTRRLNTRLCVGLDPRLDAYRDAAHLRAHTLDVLEATAPYAACVKPQLAFYEALGLEGMHILEDVCAAARTLGLPVLLDAKRGDIGSTAQAYAQGWLTGRHAGAALTVNPFLGFETLTPFVETARASGGAVFVLVKTSNPGQADLQGHGVSERVADEITRLNAAEDGEYASVGAVVGATHPQDLAAFRARMPRALLLLPGLGAQGATAAQLAPAFDAGGTGALASASRGVQYARGLDVPASVQAARTFRDELNAALA; encoded by the coding sequence ATGAACTTCGCGCAGGCCGTCACCGACCGAACCCGCCGCCTGAACACCCGCCTGTGCGTGGGCCTGGACCCCCGCCTGGACGCGTACCGGGACGCCGCGCACCTGCGCGCCCACACCCTGGACGTGCTGGAGGCGACCGCGCCGTACGCGGCGTGCGTCAAGCCGCAACTGGCGTTCTACGAGGCGCTGGGCCTGGAAGGAATGCACATTCTGGAGGACGTGTGCGCGGCCGCCCGCACCCTGGGCCTGCCGGTACTGCTGGATGCCAAACGCGGCGATATCGGCAGCACCGCGCAGGCGTACGCGCAGGGCTGGCTGACCGGACGGCACGCGGGCGCCGCCCTGACCGTCAATCCCTTCCTGGGCTTCGAGACCCTGACCCCGTTCGTGGAGACGGCCCGCGCCAGTGGCGGCGCGGTATTCGTGCTCGTGAAGACCAGCAATCCCGGACAGGCGGACCTTCAGGGGCACGGCGTCAGCGAACGCGTGGCCGACGAGATCACCCGCCTGAACGCCGCCGAGGACGGCGAGTACGCCAGCGTCGGCGCGGTCGTGGGCGCCACGCACCCGCAGGACCTCGCCGCGTTCCGCGCCCGGATGCCGCGCGCCCTGCTGCTGCTGCCGGGCCTGGGCGCGCAGGGCGCCACGGCGGCGCAACTGGCCCCCGCCTTCGATGCGGGCGGAACCGGGGCGCTGGCCAGCGCCAGCCGGGGCGTGCAGTACGCACGCGGCCTGGACGTGCCAGCCAGCGTGCAGGCCGCCCGCACCTTCCGCGACGAACTGAACGCCGCGCTGGCATAA
- a CDS encoding cob(I)yrinic acid a,c-diamide adenosyltransferase translates to MKLYTKTGDGGTTGLYGADRVSKANIRVEAYGTVDELNSAIGLARAHNTRSHKPDPALDADLEYLQNALFDVGADLATRSGTTYEKKITRMDEQDTAFIEAMIDRYQEAAPPFTGFVHPGGTPAAASLHVARTVARRAEREVIRLLHEEDANTHVQVYLNRLSDLLFVMARAANQSAGIEEHAWLVKGRR, encoded by the coding sequence ATGAAGCTCTACACCAAGACCGGCGACGGCGGCACCACGGGACTGTACGGCGCGGACCGCGTCAGCAAGGCGAACATCCGCGTGGAAGCATACGGCACCGTCGACGAACTCAACAGCGCCATCGGACTGGCCCGCGCGCACAACACCCGCAGCCACAAACCCGACCCGGCGCTGGACGCCGACCTGGAGTACCTCCAGAACGCCCTGTTCGACGTCGGCGCCGACCTCGCCACCCGCAGCGGCACCACGTACGAGAAGAAGATCACCCGCATGGACGAACAGGACACCGCGTTCATCGAGGCCATGATCGACCGCTACCAGGAGGCCGCGCCGCCCTTCACGGGCTTCGTGCACCCCGGCGGCACGCCCGCCGCCGCCAGCCTGCACGTGGCCCGCACCGTCGCCCGCCGCGCCGAACGTGAGGTGATCCGCCTGCTGCACGAGGAGGACGCCAACACGCACGTGCAGGTGTACCTGAATCGCCTGTCAGATCTGCTGTTCGTCATGGCCCGCGCCGCCAACCAGTCTGCCGGCATCGAGGAACACGCGTGGCTGGTCAAGGGCCGCCGCTGA
- a CDS encoding transposase has protein sequence MQVALRDWGDARITLALDTTLLFKRWCVICVSLLYRGRAVPLSWRVIRHGSSTVGNQEIYPVLASVQCLLVHLPQVEEVCIYADRGFLDHTLMDDFTTFRWRWMMRGKGPIHLFDQNGASLGQFQSQLSQHGQLVVRHGVYVTGQKYGPVNIAAVRPFGQRDPWFIVSNQPCNRRTFAEYHQRTQVEESFLDLKSGAFNLEDTRLDQAHQLEKLWCVLGMAYLMVLSEGTAVTEEGKRREVDPHWTRGLSYAQIGLRAIRQALTRRTPVLERLRLSQACDPEPSRRRRSPFGWNVVQGFS, from the coding sequence ATGCAGGTCGCACTGCGTGACTGGGGTGATGCCCGCATCACCCTCGCCCTGGACACCACTCTCCTGTTCAAACGCTGGTGCGTGATCTGCGTCTCCCTCCTCTACCGGGGGCGTGCCGTGCCGCTGTCCTGGCGTGTCATCCGTCATGGCAGTTCTACGGTGGGGAATCAGGAGATTTACCCTGTGCTGGCCAGTGTCCAGTGTCTGCTCGTTCACCTGCCACAGGTCGAAGAGGTCTGCATCTATGCAGACCGGGGCTTCCTGGATCACACGTTGATGGACGACTTCACCACCTTCAGATGGCGGTGGATGATGCGCGGCAAGGGTCCCATCCACCTCTTTGATCAGAACGGAGCGTCCTTGGGGCAATTTCAGTCACAGCTCAGCCAACACGGTCAGTTGGTCGTGCGGCATGGGGTGTACGTCACGGGGCAGAAGTACGGGCCCGTGAACATCGCGGCAGTGCGGCCCTTTGGGCAGCGTGATCCGTGGTTCATCGTGAGTAATCAGCCCTGCAACAGGCGAACATTTGCGGAGTATCACCAACGTACTCAGGTCGAGGAATCCTTCCTCGACCTGAAGAGCGGGGCATTCAACCTGGAGGATACACGCCTGGATCAGGCGCACCAACTGGAGAAACTCTGGTGCGTGCTGGGAATGGCGTACCTGATGGTCTTGAGCGAGGGAACTGCCGTCACGGAGGAGGGGAAACGACGGGAGGTCGATCCACACTGGACACGGGGCTTGAGTTATGCGCAGATAGGGTTGCGTGCCATTCGCCAGGCATTGACACGTCGAACGCCAGTCCTGGAGAGGCTGCGCCTCTCCCAGGCCTGTGATCCTGAACCGTCACGTCGTCGACGATCGCCATTCGGCTGGAACGTCGTTCAGGGTTTCTCATGA